The Reichenbachiella carrageenanivorans region CATGCTTAGAAATAATGATGGCATTGTTGCCTCCCAACTCCAGCAAAGCTCTGCCCAATCGAGCCCCTACAGCCTCTCCCACGGCTTTGCCCATACGAGTAGAGCCCGTAGCAGACACCAAAGGCACTCGTTTGTCGTTCGACATCAACTGCCCGATTTTGGCATCGCCAATGATGAGGTTGTTAACTCCCTCAGCTACGCCGTTGGCACGGAAAACCTTTTCAGTAATGTGCTGACAAGCAATGGCCGTGATTGGCGTTTTTTCACTTGGTTTCCAAAGACAAACATCTCCGCAAACCCAAGCCAAGGCGCTATTCCAAGCCCAAACGGCTACTGGAAAATTGAAGGCTGAGATAATCCCAACGATGCCAAGCGGATGATACTGTTCGTACATTCTATGGCTCGGTCTCTCCGAGTGCATGGTAAGCCCATACATCTGACGAGAGAGTCCTACAGCAAAGTCGCAGATGTCTATCATCTCCTGTACTTCTCCCAACCCTTCTTGGTAAGACTTGCCCATTTCGTAAGAAACAAGTTTACCTAGATCTTCTTTGTGCGCTCTGAGTGCATCTCCTACTTGACGTACGATATCGCCACGCTTAGGGCCAGGTACAAGTCGCCAAGATTTGAATGCTTCTGAAGCTGTATTTATAATTTCTTGATAAGTCTCTTCCGTTCCTGAAGTGACTTTTCCAATAAGCTTACCATCTGCAGGAGAATAAGAAGCGATCACCTCGCCATTAGACTGAATCCACTGCGAGCCAGTAGATGATCCCATGTTTAGCTCCTCAATGCCAAGGTTTTTAAGTGCTTGGTCAATGCCGAATTTGTCTGTCATTTTTGTGTTGTTTTTGTGTTTGAGCAAAAATAGATGATCCCACCAATTAATAGGATTGATACATAAAAAATCCCCGAACAAGCGGGGATTATAATTAATGCCGTATCAAAATGCACTACTACCAGCCTATGCCATAATAAGCCTTTTCTCCATCTTCGTACATACCTTCTATCAGTAGCCCAGATCCATCAGCTGTACGAGTCAGTGCTCTAGACAAATCCTCTACCGACATGATCTGCCTCTTGTCTACTCTGGTCACTATAAAACCTTCTTTGATCCCTGCTTCTCTCCATTTGCCCGCTTCTACCTTGAGTAGCTTAGCTCCTCCTTCAAGTCCTAACTTTTCTTGGTTTTCTTTAGACAGATCGGAAAATGTACCCCCTTGTATCGTCATATTATTGGAAGATGCCACAGTAGTAGTAGTCCCCAAAGTGTTTTTCAATGTAGCTGTCACAGTTTTCTCTTTTCCATCTCTGATCAAGGTTACTTTCACTTTGTCACCTGGCCGGTTCAAAGCTACTTTTTCTTGCAGTTCTGATGTTTTGACAACTTTCTCTCCACCTACGGCTATGATGACGTCACCTTTTTCGATCCCAGCATCGTCTGCTCCACTGTTGGGGTTAACATTGATTACATAGACTCCTTCTAGCACATTGAGTCCTTCTTCTTCTGCCAATTGGGAATTGACATCCCTAATATTAATCCCTAACAAGGCTCTCTGTACGACTCCAAATTCTTTGAGATCATCTAAAACTTTATTAACCAGATTGGAAGGAACGGCAAAAGAATATCCAGCATAAGTTCCTGTAGGGGTAGCAATAGCCGTATTGATACCCACCAATTCGCCCCTCAGGTTGACTAATGCACCTCCTGAGTTGCCTGGGTTCACAGCAGCATCCGTTTGTAGAAATGACTCTATTTGTAGATTATTTCTGTTTCTAAGAATGTTAATATTTCGGCCTTTGGCACTGATAATACCCGCCGTCACGGTAGATCTAAACTCGAATGGATTGCCTACTGCCAATACCCATTCACCCACCTGTACCTGATCAGAGTTGCCTACCTTGATGAAAGGCAGTCCTTTCTCTTCAACTTTTAGCAACGCCAAATCTGTGGTAGGGTCTGTGCCTACGATTTCGGCTTTGTAGGTCCTATTGTCGTTGAGCAGCACCTCTATTTCTGTGGCATTTTCTATCACGTGATTATTGGTAGCTATGTAACCATCCGCACTGATAATTACTCCACTACCAGTACCCATAGATGGGCGCTGTTGTGATTGACCACCATGTGGGTCTCCAAAAAACTCTTTGAAATACTGATCAAAAGGGCTCGATCCTCGACTGGCTTGTGCAGCTCCTTCAAAAGTGCTTCTAATATGTACGACACCTGGTGTCACTGCCTTAGCGGCATACACGAAATTTAATCCCTCGGGCACTATCATAGCCGAAGAATCCAAGTCGTAATTAGAAAATCTTACGGGTTGACTTCCCGATTGGATTACTCGTACAGGTTCATCTTTGATCATGTGGTATCCGCCGAGTGCTACGAAGCCCCCCAGCATAGAGGCAAATACCATCTTTATAAAAAACTGTCTATTATTCATTTCTGTAAGGTTTTACTTTCTACCGGAGCAATTAACGTCATATAAATTTAATGGATATTCTTGTTAACAACATTTAACAAAAAACCCCGACCAACTGCCGAAGGCCTGTTGTCGGGGCTAAAACCAACCTAACTTACTAAATCTTATTTGATGGCAATGGTCTTCTTTTGTATCTTCTTCTCATCCTTAGGGATGCTGATATTCAAAAGACCATTTTCATATTGAGCTTCTACTTTGCCTGCATCTATATTGTCTGGTAGATGAAACGATCTGCTGAAAGAACCATATCTAGTTTCAACGGTATGGAAGTTTTTCTCGTCTTTTTTCTCTTCAAATTTCCTTTCTCCGCTCACGATCAACTGACCTTCATTCAAATCAATTTTAATTTCCTCTTTCTTGATACCAGGAATAGCAAAGCTCAACTCAAAGGCTTTGTCTGTTTCAGAAATATCTACCTGTGGGGTAAACGATTTTCCAACAGTAGCGTCGTTATTAAAAAAACGATCGTTGAACAAGTCATCAAACAAATTATTTGTAGTGAATGTTCTAAGGGTTCTTGGGTTATACTTTATTAATGACATTTTATTTTAGTTTTTGTTGAACAATAAATTCATGAACCCTAATTGCTAATTATATGCCACCAATAAAAAACATTCATTTTAATGCCATTATGTCTTTATTTTATCGTAAAGTGAAAATTATAGCGACATATTGTCTTAATTGTTGCAAAATTCAGCCCGTGAGACAAAAAGCGTTTTCTTATAAAGAAAAATTATTCTACCCCTTCAAAAAAATTTTGAATACATATATTGTAGAATTAAAAAGAAGCCACTAATATTGCAGTCCCAAAATCAGGGGGTTATTCAAACGTGAATAACCACTATATAAAATTCCTCTTTAGCTCAGTTGGTTAGAGCATCTGACTGTTAATCAGAGGGTCGTTGGTTCGAGTCCAACAAGAGGAGCAACAAAAATCCCTTAGAATAGCTATTCTAGGGGATTTTGTCTTTTTAGACGTTTGTTATTTGGTATGTATCATCTACATTTATACCATATAAATCCGATTATTTTAGACCTATTTAGACCCATGTCACTCAAGACCTGAGGATACTGCAAGACATCAAAGCCGCGTACCCAAGATGGGCATTGCCCATTATATTTCAGGATCAAAGAAGCCTACAAAACCGATATACTCATCAGCACCAAGAGATATATAGATCCTATAAGACCTCCACACAAATGCGTCAAAAACCTCCCTTTATAACAAATAATCCTGATTTGGCAGGATGTTTAATCCATTTGGCAGCTTCTGTAAATGACACCCCGCTACTTTAGCCAGTACATAATAATTAATTTTTCTCAAAATGCTGCTGGCTCCAGATGTTCCCCATCTGGAGCTTTTTTATTATTTGGCGGTATCCTCTTTCTCATATTTCTTTGCAGCAATCAAAAAAACAGGATGGCTAAAAAAGGAATTCTACTCGTAAACTTGGGCACACCAGACAGCCCATCAGTAAAAGATGTTCGAAAATATCTAAGGGAATTTCTTATGGACGAAAGAGTCATTGACATCCCTTACTTATCACGTTGGTTTTTGGTCAATGTGGTCATTGCTACTTTTCGCAGTCCTAAGTCAGCCAAAGAATACCAAAAACTCTGGGACGAAAGAGGCTCTCCACTGAAATACTATGGAGAAGACCTAACCAAGGCCGTGCAAAAACAGCTCGGCAAAGACTATCAAGTAGAACTAGCCATGCGCTACCAAAACCCATCGATCAAACTGGGGTTGAACAAACTAAAAAAAGCTGGAGTGAACACCATCAAAGTGATTCCACTGTTTCCTCAATATGCCTCTGCGTCTAATGGGTCTGTGATTCAAAAAGTAATGGAGATCGTAAGCAGCTGGCAAGTCATACCTAAAATTGATTTTGAGGGTCCGTTTTTTGACCACCCCAAACTATTGGAGGCCATCGCTCAGAATGCACAAAAACTCATGGATCAAACAGTCTATGACCATTTTCTCTTTAGCTATCATGGATTACCAGAACGGCAAATACTGAAAGCCGAGATCAGTACCTGCCAACTTGGGGATTGTTGCAATACCTGCAAAAGCAAAAATCGCTATTGCTATCGTGCACAATGTTTTGAAACCACTCGACTAATGGCTGAAAAACTCAACCTGCCTGAAGACAAAGTAAGTACAGCCTTTCAATCTCGATTGGGCAAAGATCCTTGGATCAAACCCTATACCGACGAAGTACTTACCCAATTAGCTGCCAGTGGAAATAAAAAAGTACTCGCTTTCTCTCCCGCATTCGTAGCCGATTGTCTGGAGACTACTTTTGAAGTTGGCAAAACCTATCAAGAGGATTTTATATCTGCTGGTGGCGAGCAATGGGATCTGGTAGAAAGCCTTAATGTGCACCCATCATGGGTCGATTGCGTATGCGACATGGCCAAAACCTAATGCATCAATTCAGCCAAAGCGGCTACGGCATAATCGACCTCTTCGGGCTTTGTATATTTCGAAAAAGAGAATCTGATGGCCCCTCTATCTGGATCTACATTTAATGCCGTAAGCACATGTGAGCCTATATTAGACCCACTAGCACAGGCGCTACCTCCACTAGCTGAGACACCTTTGATGTCCAAACTGAAAAGCAGCATATCGTTTTCATCTGTAGCAGGCAAGCCAACATTGATCACAGAATAGAGGCTCTCATTCATATTGCCAGAGAGACCATTGAAAGTAGCCCCTATTATTTTATCCTTCAATCCCACAAGCATTCTTTCTTTCAAGCTAGAAATGTACGCGCGGTTGTGCTCCATATCACGATAAGCAATCTCTAATGCCTTGGCTAAGCCCACGATTCCGGCTACATTCTCTGTGCCTCCACGCATATTGCGCTCCTGTGCTCCACCGTGAATAAATGGTGCAATCTTCGTTTCATGATTGATATATAAAAAGCCTGAACCCTTTGGCCCATAGATTTTGTGTGCTGCCCCTACTACAAAATCTACCTTCAATGCGGACAAATCGTGCACATACTTGCCCATAGCCTGAACGGTATCCGAATGAAAATAGCCCCCATGTTCTTTTACTAATTCACCTATTTTTGGGATATTGTTCAGGTTGCCAATTTCATTATTGGCATGCATCAGACTGACAAACGCAGAAGTATTTTGAACCAAAGAGACTAAATGCTCCAAATCTATCCGTCCATCAGCATCTAGGTCTACATATTGCAAATCAACACCTTTCGTTTTAGCAACATACTCCAAGGTATGCAGGACAGCATGATGCTCTAACTTAGAAGTAATCGCTCGCTTTACACCAAGACTTTCAATCGTACTCAAAATGGCTGTATTATCAGCCTCTGTGCCCCCTGAGGTAAAAAATATTTCGGCAGGAGAGGTGTTTAATAAATCAGCGATCTTCTTCCTACTCTTTTCGATGGTAGATCGTGCTTGCCTCCCATGTGAATGAATCGACGAGGGGTTACCATAGTTTTCCATAAAATAAGGAGTCATGGCCTCGAAAACCTCGGGATCCATAGGAGTAGTAGCTGAATTATCTAGGTAAACCTTCATCTAATTTGTTGCTTTTCGGCAAAACTGAGCATTTTATCAGACAATTGCCCACTTTGTTATTTTCTATTATCCCTTCTTACAAAGGTCTCACAAATTCGCCAATAGGCTTATCTTTATGGAAGAGTAATGAATTTTAAAAAATGAAATATAGCTGCGTATGTATAGATGATGATAAGATGTTCAACGAAATTCTTGAGCAATACATCAAACGTGTAGATTTTTTGGAGCTGGCAGGCTCCTATAGTAATCCGATCGAAGGCGTGATGGCCATCGACAAACTGAAACCAGACATTTTGTTTCTAGATGTAGACATGCCTGAAATAAACGGTTTCACTACCATAGATGCACTCGATCATAAGCCCATTATCATCGTGGTATCTTCTCATTGGGAACATGAGCGAGAGTTGCTCGCAGTAGGAGCTGCTAAGTTTGTGATAAAACCCATTG contains the following coding sequences:
- the amaB gene encoding L-piperidine-6-carboxylate dehydrogenase translates to MTDKFGIDQALKNLGIEELNMGSSTGSQWIQSNGEVIASYSPADGKLIGKVTSGTEETYQEIINTASEAFKSWRLVPGPKRGDIVRQVGDALRAHKEDLGKLVSYEMGKSYQEGLGEVQEMIDICDFAVGLSRQMYGLTMHSERPSHRMYEQYHPLGIVGIISAFNFPVAVWAWNSALAWVCGDVCLWKPSEKTPITAIACQHITEKVFRANGVAEGVNNLIIGDAKIGQLMSNDKRVPLVSATGSTRMGKAVGEAVGARLGRALLELGGNNAIIISKHADLDMSLIGAVFGAVGTAGQRCTSTRRLIIHEDIYEEVKNKLKNAYGQLKIGNPLDESNHVGPLIDTLAVDMYSQAIEKAKAEGAKTVVDGEVLAGVGYESGCYVKPAIFEVENHFEIVQHETFAPILYLIKYKTLEEAIAMQNDVPQGLSSAIMTQNMRESEMFLSHAGSDCGIANVNIGTSGAEIGGAFGGEKETGGGRESGSDAWKVYMRRQTNTINFGVDLPLAQGIKFEF
- a CDS encoding Do family serine endopeptidase, with the protein product MNNRQFFIKMVFASMLGGFVALGGYHMIKDEPVRVIQSGSQPVRFSNYDLDSSAMIVPEGLNFVYAAKAVTPGVVHIRSTFEGAAQASRGSSPFDQYFKEFFGDPHGGQSQQRPSMGTGSGVIISADGYIATNNHVIENATEIEVLLNDNRTYKAEIVGTDPTTDLALLKVEEKGLPFIKVGNSDQVQVGEWVLAVGNPFEFRSTVTAGIISAKGRNINILRNRNNLQIESFLQTDAAVNPGNSGGALVNLRGELVGINTAIATPTGTYAGYSFAVPSNLVNKVLDDLKEFGVVQRALLGINIRDVNSQLAEEEGLNVLEGVYVINVNPNSGADDAGIEKGDVIIAVGGEKVVKTSELQEKVALNRPGDKVKVTLIRDGKEKTVTATLKNTLGTTTTVASSNNMTIQGGTFSDLSKENQEKLGLEGGAKLLKVEAGKWREAGIKEGFIVTRVDKRQIMSVEDLSRALTRTADGSGLLIEGMYEDGEKAYYGIGW
- a CDS encoding Hsp20/alpha crystallin family protein → MSLIKYNPRTLRTFTTNNLFDDLFNDRFFNNDATVGKSFTPQVDISETDKAFELSFAIPGIKKEEIKIDLNEGQLIVSGERKFEEKKDEKNFHTVETRYGSFSRSFHLPDNIDAGKVEAQYENGLLNISIPKDEKKIQKKTIAIK
- the hemH gene encoding ferrochelatase → MAKKGILLVNLGTPDSPSVKDVRKYLREFLMDERVIDIPYLSRWFLVNVVIATFRSPKSAKEYQKLWDERGSPLKYYGEDLTKAVQKQLGKDYQVELAMRYQNPSIKLGLNKLKKAGVNTIKVIPLFPQYASASNGSVIQKVMEIVSSWQVIPKIDFEGPFFDHPKLLEAIAQNAQKLMDQTVYDHFLFSYHGLPERQILKAEISTCQLGDCCNTCKSKNRYCYRAQCFETTRLMAEKLNLPEDKVSTAFQSRLGKDPWIKPYTDEVLTQLAASGNKKVLAFSPAFVADCLETTFEVGKTYQEDFISAGGEQWDLVESLNVHPSWVDCVCDMAKT
- a CDS encoding cysteine desulfurase family protein; translation: MKVYLDNSATTPMDPEVFEAMTPYFMENYGNPSSIHSHGRQARSTIEKSRKKIADLLNTSPAEIFFTSGGTEADNTAILSTIESLGVKRAITSKLEHHAVLHTLEYVAKTKGVDLQYVDLDADGRIDLEHLVSLVQNTSAFVSLMHANNEIGNLNNIPKIGELVKEHGGYFHSDTVQAMGKYVHDLSALKVDFVVGAAHKIYGPKGSGFLYINHETKIAPFIHGGAQERNMRGGTENVAGIVGLAKALEIAYRDMEHNRAYISSLKERMLVGLKDKIIGATFNGLSGNMNESLYSVINVGLPATDENDMLLFSLDIKGVSASGGSACASGSNIGSHVLTALNVDPDRGAIRFSFSKYTKPEEVDYAVAALAELMH
- a CDS encoding LytR/AlgR family response regulator transcription factor, with product MKYSCVCIDDDKMFNEILEQYIKRVDFLELAGSYSNPIEGVMAIDKLKPDILFLDVDMPEINGFTTIDALDHKPIIIVVSSHWEHERELLAVGAAKFVIKPIVSPEHLAQIVKSVIAEEV